Proteins co-encoded in one Chitinophagales bacterium genomic window:
- a CDS encoding VOC family protein: MNIPPFHIAVPVHDLQAARSFYGDLLGCEEGRSSEHWIDFNLYGHQFVAHLKPKDQIASLHFNPVDGHDVPVPHYGVVLSWKDWEKLADKLKENDTKFIIEPYIRFKGQVGEQATMFFLDPSGNALEFKAFKDIGQLFAK; encoded by the coding sequence ATGAATATACCCCCTTTCCACATTGCCGTACCTGTTCACGATTTGCAGGCAGCGAGGAGTTTTTACGGCGACTTATTGGGCTGCGAAGAAGGACGATCTTCGGAGCATTGGATAGACTTCAATTTGTATGGGCATCAATTTGTGGCACATTTGAAGCCCAAAGACCAAATCGCCAGTTTGCACTTCAATCCTGTGGACGGTCATGATGTACCTGTACCGCATTACGGCGTAGTGTTGTCGTGGAAAGATTGGGAAAAGTTGGCGGACAAATTGAAGGAAAACGACACGAAGTTTATCATTGAGCCTTACATTCGCTTCAAAGGTCAGGTAGGGGAGCAGGCTACGATGTTTTTCTTAGACCCTTCTGGTAATGCCTTGGAATTTAAGGCGTTTAAAGATATTGGCCAGTTGTTTGCGAAATAG
- the bshC gene encoding bacillithiol biosynthesis cysteine-adding enzyme BshC has product MTANPTASPLIIVQKHLLDFEKTGYFSGLIVDYLAENESLKPFYKYPFELAAFKEVIENTAAKDYDRENLKAVFEKQYADLDCTSKVAENIAAMADSNTFTIITGHQTNLFTGPLYFVHKILSTIVLAEQLQATYPDFRFVPVYWMGSEDHDFAEINHINLFGNKIVWEDVEGKDSAMGRISTESLQGAFDQVAEILGDSDRAGATLQLFRRAYLEQPTLGKATQFIVNELFGKYGLLVIDQDDAQLRKTFVPIIEEELLKRPSKALVEATNVQLEEKGYHGQAFARDINFFYLTDELRQRIEWNAEMERFEVVDTDIRFTEAEILEEVKVRPERFSPNVILRPVYQQKVLPCLAYIGGGGEVAYWLQLQGVFDHYGVNYPMLVLRNSVLWIDKGNANRMEKSGLDVVNLFRNTEKLVVEYVKENSENQLNVYTEKQKVECAFESILKKAVEIDQSLQSAVVGEMKKTINAMERLEAKLLRAEKRNFDIATGQIRTLKDNLFPSDSLQERKDNLIAFHFKYGDAFIETLKENLDSPLEKKFTVLVDT; this is encoded by the coding sequence ATGACAGCGAATCCAACCGCCTCACCACTTATTATCGTACAAAAGCATTTACTTGATTTCGAAAAGACAGGTTATTTTTCTGGACTCATAGTAGATTATTTGGCAGAAAATGAATCACTTAAACCCTTCTACAAATATCCTTTTGAATTGGCAGCCTTCAAAGAAGTCATCGAAAATACGGCTGCAAAAGACTACGATAGGGAAAACCTCAAAGCTGTTTTTGAAAAGCAATACGCCGATTTGGATTGTACTTCAAAAGTAGCCGAGAACATCGCTGCAATGGCAGACTCCAACACCTTTACCATCATTACAGGACACCAAACCAACTTATTTACAGGTCCTTTGTACTTTGTTCACAAAATATTGAGTACGATTGTGTTGGCAGAGCAATTGCAGGCAACCTATCCCGATTTTCGTTTTGTGCCAGTATATTGGATGGGGAGCGAAGACCACGATTTTGCAGAAATCAACCACATCAATTTGTTTGGAAACAAAATCGTTTGGGAAGATGTGGAGGGCAAAGACTCGGCAATGGGGCGCATTTCTACAGAAAGTTTGCAGGGCGCTTTTGACCAAGTAGCTGAGATTTTGGGCGATAGCGATAGGGCAGGGGCTACGCTTCAATTGTTTCGCCGAGCGTATTTGGAGCAGCCGACTTTGGGGAAAGCGACTCAATTTATTGTCAACGAGTTGTTTGGGAAATATGGTTTATTGGTGATTGACCAAGATGATGCCCAACTTCGCAAGACCTTTGTGCCAATCATTGAAGAAGAACTGTTGAAGCGACCTTCAAAGGCTTTGGTGGAGGCTACGAATGTACAATTGGAGGAAAAAGGCTATCACGGTCAGGCTTTTGCGAGGGATATCAATTTCTTTTACTTAACCGATGAATTGCGGCAGCGCATCGAGTGGAACGCTGAAATGGAACGCTTTGAAGTGGTGGACACTGACATTCGTTTTACTGAAGCCGAGATATTGGAGGAGGTGAAAGTGCGTCCCGAAAGGTTCAGCCCCAATGTGATTTTAAGACCTGTCTATCAACAAAAAGTGCTGCCTTGTTTGGCGTATATTGGCGGTGGCGGAGAAGTGGCGTATTGGCTGCAATTGCAGGGGGTTTTTGACCATTATGGGGTGAATTATCCGATGTTGGTGCTGCGAAATTCGGTGCTGTGGATTGACAAAGGCAATGCCAATCGGATGGAAAAATCGGGTTTGGATGTGGTTAATTTGTTTCGGAATACGGAGAAATTGGTGGTGGAATATGTGAAAGAAAATTCTGAGAATCAACTGAATGTTTACACCGAAAAGCAAAAGGTGGAATGTGCTTTTGAGAGTATTTTGAAGAAGGCGGTGGAGATTGACCAAAGTTTGCAGTCGGCTGTGGTGGGAGAAATGAAGAAAACCATCAATGCGATGGAGCGTTTGGAAGCCAAATTGTTGCGTGCCGAAAAACGAAATTTCGACATTGCGACTGGACAAATTCGCACCTTGAAGGACAACTTGTTTCCAAGTGATTCATTGCAGGAGCGAAAGGATAATTTGATTGCTTTTCACTTCAAATATGGAGATGCGTTTATCGAGACTTTGAAGGAAAATTTGGATTCTCCGTTGGAGAAAAAATTTACGGTTTTGGTGGATACGTAG
- a CDS encoding carboxypeptidase-like regulatory domain-containing protein, translated as MKTYYFPLFLFLQYCLFTNLYAQTGEIQGKVTDAETGETLPFVNVSIDINGSLINTTTDFDGVYSLNSIPYGTYTITFGYLCYERISIENIEVSQSLAKEIDIQLSLNKIIEGCESITNCRFWNPRLMSSDEGRSGITIIQNSRGHFDYFNIR; from the coding sequence ATGAAAACTTACTATTTTCCTTTGTTTTTATTTCTTCAATATTGTTTGTTCACAAATCTCTACGCCCAAACGGGTGAAATACAGGGGAAAGTAACCGATGCCGAAACAGGGGAAACCTTGCCTTTTGTGAATGTATCCATTGACATCAATGGAAGTTTGATAAATACAACGACGGATTTTGATGGAGTGTATAGTCTAAATTCAATTCCCTACGGCACATACACAATTACCTTTGGATATCTCTGTTACGAAAGAATCTCAATTGAAAATATTGAAGTAAGCCAATCATTAGCCAAAGAAATAGACATACAACTATCACTCAACAAAATTATTGAAGGTTGTGAGTCAATCACTAATTGTCGCTTTTGGAATCCTCGGCTCATGAGTTCTGACGAAGGAAGGTCAGGCATTACCATCATCCAAAACAGCAGAGGTCATTTTGATTATTTTAATATTCGGTAA
- a CDS encoding carboxypeptidase-like regulatory domain-containing protein yields the protein MKRLYLLLLLQIGLFLSTYAQTDIIQIKILDAIEVIDYQVPVLDSNLTTSGYTIITHPMKLLPMRKNNTITNNSFKTNQKSLGNIKGKVTDAETGKSTPFVNVTIEVNGNTVGTSTDFDGMYKLDSVFVGFYTVTFSSVGYDPLKIDSIEVHKDKTTFLDAKLTTRNLCQGVPEIPLWKLKKMQRKAKRMERKKEKQ from the coding sequence ATGAAACGCTTATACTTATTACTATTGCTTCAAATTGGACTATTTCTAAGTACTTATGCACAAACTGATATTATTCAAATAAAAATATTGGATGCTATTGAAGTGATAGACTACCAAGTTCCTGTATTGGATTCTAACCTTACTACATCTGGTTATACAATCATCACCCATCCAATGAAATTATTGCCGATGCGTAAAAATAACACCATTACAAATAATTCATTCAAAACCAATCAAAAATCATTAGGTAACATAAAAGGTAAAGTAACCGATGCTGAAACGGGGAAAAGCACGCCATTTGTCAATGTTACGATTGAAGTAAATGGAAACACGGTCGGAACATCAACTGATTTTGATGGTATGTATAAATTGGATTCTGTTTTTGTCGGATTTTATACGGTAACGTTTAGTTCTGTTGGTTATGACCCGCTAAAAATTGACAGCATTGAAGTACATAAAGACAAGACAACCTTTTTAGATGCAAAACTAACAACAAGGAATCTTTGCCAAGGAGTACCCGAAATACCCTTATGGAAGCTAAAAAAAATGCAACGTAAAGCTAAAAGAATGGAGCGCAAAAAAGAAAAACAATGA